A stretch of the Bacillus sp. FJAT-18017 genome encodes the following:
- a CDS encoding DMT family transporter, whose product MIRLLFLLLALIGGISVGLQVSINGKLGKSIGSLEASLVSFLIGTFLLGVTTLFLGKGNLLAVGNVPKWQLAGGVIGAFYIFIMVIIVANVEVTTSLVFVIAGQILISSIIDHYGWFGGKQVPFTLNRGIGILLLIAALYMFFRKS is encoded by the coding sequence ATGATCAGATTGTTATTTTTACTTCTAGCTTTAATTGGCGGGATATCGGTTGGACTTCAGGTAAGCATTAATGGAAAACTAGGCAAAAGTATCGGTTCCCTCGAAGCCTCATTGGTGTCCTTTCTTATCGGAACCTTTTTATTGGGAGTGACAACTCTTTTCCTTGGAAAGGGAAACCTGTTGGCAGTAGGCAATGTACCGAAATGGCAGCTTGCAGGAGGGGTAATAGGGGCTTTTTACATTTTTATTATGGTGATTATTGTAGCAAATGTAGAAGTCACTACATCGCTTGTGTTTGTGATTGCTGGGCAAATCTTAATTAGTTCCATCATTGATCATTATGGCTGGTTTGGAGGCAAGCAAGTACCTTTTACCCTTAACCGGGGGATTGGGATCCTCCTGTTGATCGCTGCCCTGTACATGTTTTTTCGAAAAAGCTAA